A stretch of Microtus pennsylvanicus isolate mMicPen1 chromosome 5, mMicPen1.hap1, whole genome shotgun sequence DNA encodes these proteins:
- the Thumpd1 gene encoding THUMP domain-containing protein 1, translated as MAAPAQPSSQPVGGKRKGKAQFLPAKRARRCDAGGPRQLEPGLQGILITCNMNERKCVEEAYSLLNEYGDDMYGPEKFIDKDQQPSGSEGEDDDAEAALKKEVGDIKASTEMRLRRFQSVESGANNVVFIRTLGIEPEKLVHHILQDMYKTKKKKTRVILRMLPISGTCKAFLEDMKKYAETFLEPWFKAPNKGTFQIVYKSRNNSHMNREEVIKELAGIVGSLNSENKVDLTNPEYTVVVEIIKAVCCLSVVKDYVLFRKYNLQEVVKSAKDSQPHPKLGNGKEAKLEPDAKVSQSDPSEGKNSQQVAPESSKELEQRKPRSETPAGSEGEAKPELESGVSEGPKSNENELS; from the exons ATGGCGGCCCCCGCTCAGCCGTCTTCTCAGCCTGTTGGCGGAAAGCGCAAAGGCAAGGCCCAGTTTCTGCCGGCCAAGCGGGCCCGGCGCTGTGACGCAGGCGGACCGAGGCAGCTGGAGCCCGGCCTGCAGGGCATCCTCATCACCTGCAACATGAACGAGCGCAAGTGCGTGGAGGAGGCCTACAGCCTGCTCAACGAGTATGGCGACGACATGTACGGACCCGAAAAG TTTATAGACAAGGACCAGCAGCCCTCTGGAAGTGAGGGAGAAGACGATGATGCCGAGGCTGCCTTGAAGAAGGAAGTTGGTGACATTAAGGCTTCTACGGAGATGAGGCTAAGAAGATTCCAGTCAGTGGAGAGCGGAGCAAACAATGTAGTCTTCATCAGGACCCTTGGGATAG AACCCGAGAAACTGGTGCATCATATTCTACAGGATATgtacaaaaccaagaaaaagaagactCGAGTTATTCTGCGAATGCTGCCCATCTCAGGCACATGCAAAGCTTTCTTAGAAGACATGAAAAAATACGCAGAAACGTTTTTGGAGCCCTGGTTTAAAGCCCCAAACAAAGGGACATTTCAGATTGTCTATAAATCTCGAAATAACAGCCATATGAATAGAGAAGAAGTTATTAAAGAATTGGCAG GAATAGTGGGCAGCCTcaattcagaaaataaagtggaTCTCACTAATCCAGAGTACACGGTGGTAGTAGAAATCATCAAAGCTGTGTGTTGCCTGAGTGTTGTGAAAGATTATGTGCTATTTAGAAAATACAACCTCCAGGAGGTAGTGAAGAGTGCAAAAGACTCACAGCCTCACCCAAAGCTGGGAAATGGCAAAGAAGCAAAGTTGGAACCTGATGCCAAGGTGAGTCAAAGTGATCCTTCCGAAGGGAAAAATAGCCAACAGGTGGCACCAGAGAGCAGCAAGGAGCTGGAGCAGAGAAAACCAAGGTCTGAAACCCCAGCAGGAAGTGAGGGAGAAGCTAAACCTGAACTTGAAAGTGGAGTCTCAGAAGGACCAAAGTCAAATGAAAATGAGCTCTCATAG